Proteins encoded by one window of Nocardioides euryhalodurans:
- a CDS encoding tannase/feruloyl esterase family alpha/beta hydrolase: MTRTTAAGAVLGLCALLLTAPTSTPLLTAPASAEAPGHCARQAHVDVPRAEQQQVACLDDLTTAGTTVSGHTDPADWNGLHAPGTRNPTGVPGVQVDGYFPDTSTSNTHHGWNHDSQFVIRLPDRWNGKVVVSGAPGTRTQYAGDFVFSDWLVARGYAYAMTDKGNNGASFHADGEEPGDAVAEWNRRVTQLTRATRAVVEQKYGRAARRTYAMGISNGGYLVRWQLENRPGLYDGGVDWEGTLYRGAPPNLLTYLPDALTHYPEYAATGDRAAFDAMVDAGFHPRSEFTWDFHYSYYWDLTQRLYREEFDPSYDGDLVAGVPFCRNGTPACDADYEYAERPGARRAMAKVALTGDVRRPMLTLHGTLDALLPIRTDSDVYRPMIQGRGRADLHRYYRIRGGTHVDSLHGVHGDRVRPLLPCARRAFVRLDAWVEDGRRPPANATLDRPAAEVDAVNRCRLG, from the coding sequence ATGACCCGGACCACAGCAGCGGGAGCCGTTCTCGGGCTCTGCGCCCTTCTGCTCACCGCCCCCACGAGCACGCCGCTCCTGACCGCGCCGGCCTCCGCCGAGGCGCCGGGGCACTGCGCCCGGCAGGCGCACGTCGACGTGCCGCGTGCCGAGCAGCAGCAGGTCGCCTGCCTGGACGACCTGACGACCGCGGGGACCACTGTCAGCGGGCACACCGACCCCGCCGACTGGAACGGCCTCCACGCTCCCGGGACCCGGAACCCCACGGGCGTCCCGGGCGTGCAGGTCGACGGCTACTTCCCGGACACCTCCACCAGCAACACCCACCACGGCTGGAACCACGACTCGCAGTTCGTGATCCGCCTCCCTGACCGGTGGAACGGCAAGGTCGTCGTCAGCGGTGCTCCCGGGACCCGGACGCAGTACGCCGGGGACTTCGTCTTCAGCGACTGGCTGGTCGCGCGCGGCTACGCCTACGCGATGACCGACAAGGGCAACAACGGTGCCTCCTTCCACGCCGACGGCGAGGAGCCCGGCGACGCGGTCGCCGAGTGGAACCGCCGGGTCACCCAGCTCACCCGGGCGACCCGGGCCGTCGTCGAGCAGAAGTACGGCCGGGCGGCGCGACGGACGTACGCCATGGGGATCTCCAACGGCGGCTACCTGGTCCGCTGGCAGCTCGAGAACCGGCCCGGCCTCTACGACGGTGGCGTCGACTGGGAGGGCACGCTCTACCGCGGCGCGCCGCCCAACCTGCTGACCTACCTGCCGGACGCCCTGACGCACTACCCGGAGTACGCCGCCACCGGCGACCGGGCGGCCTTCGACGCGATGGTCGACGCGGGCTTCCACCCCCGCTCGGAGTTCACCTGGGACTTCCACTACAGCTACTACTGGGACCTCACGCAGCGGCTCTACCGCGAGGAGTTCGACCCGTCGTACGACGGGGACCTCGTCGCGGGCGTCCCCTTCTGCCGGAACGGCACGCCCGCGTGCGACGCGGACTACGAGTACGCCGAGCGCCCCGGCGCCCGACGGGCGATGGCGAAGGTGGCGCTGACCGGCGACGTCCGGCGCCCGATGCTCACCCTCCACGGCACGCTCGACGCGCTGCTGCCCATCCGCACCGACTCGGACGTCTACCGCCCGATGATCCAGGGCCGCGGGCGCGCCGACCTGCACCGCTACTACCGGATCCGGGGCGGCACCCACGTCGACAGCCTGCACGGCGTCCACGGCGACCGGGTGCGACCGCTCCTCCCCTGCGCCCGCCGGGCGTTCGTCCGACTGGACGCGTGGGTCGAGGACGGCAGGCGGCCGCCCGCGAACGCGACGCTGGACCGACCGGCCGCGGAGGTCGACGCGGTCAACCGTTGCCGACTGGGCTGA
- a CDS encoding phage holin family protein, with amino-acid sequence MSHSDSTSTSQGSDPTLGAVVHDLTTQVPELIRSEIRLAQAEMAQKGKQAGLGLGLFSAAGLLAFLGLATLVATAILALSLAVAAWLAALVVAVVLLLGAGGLALGGRTKVGEATPAAPQRAVEGVKEDIATVKGQHR; translated from the coding sequence ATGAGCCACTCCGACAGCACGTCGACGAGCCAGGGCTCCGACCCGACCCTCGGGGCCGTCGTCCACGACCTCACGACCCAGGTCCCGGAGCTGATCAGGTCCGAGATCCGCCTCGCCCAGGCCGAGATGGCCCAGAAGGGCAAGCAGGCCGGCCTCGGCCTCGGCCTCTTCAGCGCCGCCGGGCTGCTCGCGTTCCTCGGGCTGGCGACCCTGGTCGCCACCGCGATCCTCGCCCTCAGCCTGGCCGTCGCGGCCTGGCTGGCCGCCCTGGTCGTCGCGGTCGTCCTGCTCCTGGGCGCCGGTGGTCTCGCGCTCGGCGGCCGCACGAAGGTCGGCGAAGCCACCCCCGCGGCGCCGCAGCGGGCCGTGGAGGGCGTCAAGGAGGACATCGCGACCGTGAAGGGACAGCACCGATGA
- a CDS encoding DUF305 domain-containing protein has translation MVSVRVSASVLLCAVVLAGCTSTPDAEPEAESGAPVVQLGAPGEENRTLSPDQMESAAPAHTDADVGFMQAMIPHHQQALQMTAMVEKRAADPKIALLAERLEVSQLDEIAQMEDWLVQRGEDVPADGAHSHHHGGHAELMPGMLTRAELARLERSRGEQFDRLFLAYMIRHHQGAVTMVDDLLSSGAGGQEPQAFQVAQHVDSDQRVEISRMQQMLATRSR, from the coding sequence ATGGTGTCGGTGCGAGTGTCCGCGTCGGTGCTGCTCTGCGCGGTGGTGCTCGCCGGCTGTACGTCGACACCGGATGCCGAGCCCGAGGCCGAGTCGGGTGCGCCGGTGGTCCAGCTGGGTGCCCCGGGCGAGGAGAACCGCACCCTGTCGCCGGACCAGATGGAGTCGGCTGCGCCCGCCCACACCGACGCGGACGTCGGCTTCATGCAGGCGATGATCCCCCACCACCAGCAGGCGCTCCAGATGACGGCGATGGTGGAGAAGCGCGCGGCAGACCCCAAGATCGCGTTGCTCGCCGAGCGGCTCGAGGTCTCACAGCTCGACGAGATCGCCCAGATGGAGGACTGGCTGGTGCAGCGCGGCGAGGACGTCCCGGCCGACGGCGCCCACAGCCACCACCACGGCGGCCACGCCGAGCTGATGCCGGGGATGCTCACCCGTGCCGAGCTGGCCCGCCTCGAGCGGTCCCGGGGGGAGCAGTTCGACCGGCTGTTCCTCGCCTACATGATCCGCCACCACCAGGGCGCCGTGACCATGGTCGACGACCTGCTGAGCAGCGGCGCCGGTGGCCAGGAGCCGCAGGCCTTCCAGGTCGCCCAGCACGTCGACTCCGACCAGCGGGTCGAGATATCCCGCATGCAGCAGATGCTGGCCACGCGGTCGCGCTGA
- a CDS encoding fused MFS/spermidine synthase, with translation MEQPVTREPAGLGPWAAGALVFGSSGAVLVVELASLRLLAPYLGLTLETNTLVIGLALAAIAAGAWLGGRAADRFPPRVTLAPLLGMAGGAVALMPGLVRWAGATGDPSLLFWMSAAAIVVPAALLSAVTPMVTKLRLTSLDETGTVVGRLSGIGTVGAIAGTVLTGFVLITLVPVSTILVGLGVLLLVSSVVVDLRVRGWRGRAVAAAVVAAGGLAAVTAPGGCDVETTYHCAVVETDPANASGRLLIMDGVNHSYVDLDDPTHLDFEYVRAIASLTDTAYADGEPLRAHHLGGGGLTVPRYLDEVRPGTDSMVSEIDAGVVELDVDRLGLELGGGIEVRVEDGRTGLRRVADGSQDLVVGDAFGGVSIPFHLTTTEAMEEVGRVLADDGLYVANLIDHGPLDFARAELATLLARFDHVALAARPEVLAGQGGGNLVAVAGDRPVDLAAWEDRMAERDNPWATISGEQLAAFVGDAMVLSDDHAPVDQLLTPYE, from the coding sequence ATGGAGCAGCCCGTGACCCGCGAGCCGGCCGGTCTCGGGCCCTGGGCGGCGGGAGCGCTCGTCTTCGGCTCCTCGGGTGCCGTGCTGGTCGTGGAGCTCGCCTCGCTGCGGCTGCTGGCGCCGTACCTCGGGCTGACGCTCGAGACCAACACCCTCGTCATCGGGCTGGCGCTGGCCGCGATCGCGGCGGGCGCCTGGCTGGGTGGGCGCGCAGCGGACCGGTTCCCGCCCCGGGTCACCCTCGCGCCGCTGCTGGGCATGGCTGGGGGAGCGGTGGCGCTGATGCCGGGGCTCGTGCGGTGGGCGGGCGCGACCGGCGATCCGAGCCTGCTGTTCTGGATGTCCGCGGCCGCCATCGTCGTGCCGGCGGCGCTGCTGTCGGCCGTGACGCCCATGGTCACCAAGCTGCGCCTCACCAGCCTCGACGAGACCGGCACCGTCGTCGGCCGGCTCTCCGGGATCGGCACCGTCGGGGCGATCGCCGGCACGGTGCTGACCGGCTTCGTGCTGATCACGCTGGTGCCCGTCAGCACCATCCTGGTCGGGCTCGGCGTGCTGCTGCTGGTGAGCTCGGTCGTCGTCGACCTGCGCGTGCGGGGCTGGCGCGGCCGGGCGGTGGCGGCCGCGGTCGTGGCGGCGGGCGGGCTCGCGGCGGTCACGGCCCCGGGCGGGTGCGACGTCGAGACGACGTACCACTGCGCCGTGGTCGAGACCGATCCCGCCAACGCGTCCGGCCGGCTGCTGATCATGGACGGCGTCAACCACTCCTACGTCGACCTCGACGACCCGACCCACCTCGACTTCGAGTACGTCAGGGCGATCGCCTCGCTGACCGACACGGCGTACGCCGACGGCGAGCCGCTGCGTGCCCACCACCTCGGCGGCGGGGGACTGACCGTCCCGCGCTACCTCGACGAGGTCCGCCCCGGGACCGACAGCATGGTCTCCGAGATCGACGCCGGTGTCGTCGAGCTCGACGTCGACCGGCTCGGGCTCGAGCTCGGAGGCGGGATCGAGGTGCGCGTCGAGGACGGCCGCACCGGCCTGCGGCGGGTCGCCGACGGCAGCCAGGACCTCGTGGTGGGCGACGCGTTCGGTGGGGTGAGCATCCCCTTCCACCTGACCACGACCGAGGCGATGGAGGAGGTGGGACGGGTGCTGGCCGACGACGGGCTCTACGTCGCCAACCTCATCGACCACGGGCCGCTGGACTTCGCCCGCGCAGAGCTGGCGACGCTGCTCGCGCGCTTCGACCACGTCGCCCTCGCCGCGCGTCCCGAGGTGCTGGCGGGCCAGGGCGGCGGCAACCTGGTCGCGGTCGCGGGGGACCGGCCGGTCGACCTGGCCGCCTGGGAGGACCGGATGGCCGAGCGCGACAACCCCTGGGCCACGATCAGCGGCGAGCAGCTGGCCGCCTTCGTGGGCGACGCGATGGTGCTGAGCGACGACCACGCGCCGGTCGACCAGCTGCTCACGCCGTACGAGTGA
- a CDS encoding PIG-L deacetylase family protein, producing MDNEPLEALPEDWERALCVVAHPDDMEFGAAAAVARWTGQGKHVTYCMVTSGEAGIDGMHPNECRTVREAEQVESARVVGVDVVEFLGQPDGILEYGVPLRRVIAETVRSHRPDIVITGNFRDTWGGRNLNQADHIAVGMAVLDAVRDAGNRWVFPEQLEGDLEPWGGVREVWAFGSPRAGHAVDTTDTFDAGVTSLEAHRAYIDGLGWEHFDPREFLEGMARPTGQRLGVAMAAPFEVFPMGWGE from the coding sequence ATGGACAACGAACCGCTGGAGGCCCTGCCCGAGGACTGGGAGCGCGCGCTGTGCGTGGTCGCGCACCCCGACGACATGGAGTTCGGGGCCGCGGCCGCCGTCGCCCGGTGGACCGGACAGGGCAAGCACGTCACGTACTGCATGGTCACCAGCGGCGAGGCCGGCATCGACGGGATGCACCCCAACGAGTGCCGGACCGTCCGCGAGGCCGAGCAGGTCGAGTCCGCGCGGGTCGTCGGGGTGGACGTCGTGGAGTTCCTCGGCCAGCCCGACGGGATCCTGGAGTACGGCGTCCCGTTGCGGCGGGTGATCGCCGAGACCGTGCGCAGCCACCGGCCCGACATCGTCATCACCGGGAACTTCCGCGACACCTGGGGAGGTCGCAACCTCAACCAGGCCGACCACATCGCCGTCGGCATGGCGGTCCTCGACGCGGTGCGGGACGCGGGCAACCGCTGGGTCTTCCCGGAGCAGCTCGAGGGCGACCTCGAGCCGTGGGGCGGCGTCCGTGAGGTGTGGGCGTTCGGCTCACCGCGGGCGGGCCATGCCGTCGACACCACCGACACCTTCGACGCCGGGGTGACCTCGCTCGAGGCGCACCGCGCCTACATCGACGGGCTGGGGTGGGAGCACTTCGACCCCCGGGAGTTCCTGGAGGGGATGGCACGCCCGACCGGGCAGCGCCTCGGCGTGGCGATGGCCGCGCCGTTCGAGGTGTTCCCGATGGGGTGGGGCGAGTAG
- the dnaG gene encoding DNA primase produces MVGRIRDEDIAEVREKARIDEIVMSYVTLRNAGGGSLKGLCPFHDEKSPSFHVTPSRGFYHCFGCGEGGDVITFLMKLDGLGFTEAVERLAEKYGVQLRREDGDGPREDRPRGPQRSRLVEANRVAQEFYADQLRSPEAQHARQFLTERGFDAESAERFGNGFAPRDGEALLKVLRQKGFRDEESVAAGLVAIGRSAYDRFRGRLLWPIRDASGDTIGFGARRIFDDDKIEAKYLNTPETTLYKKSHVLYGLDLARREMGRTSQAVVVEGYTDVMACHLAGVGTAVATCGTAFGDDHARVLRRFLHDHEEFRGEVIFTFDGDAAGQKAALRAFDGDQNFVSQTYVAVEPSGLDPCDLRLKEGDAAVRELVARRVPLYRFVLGNVVGKYDLDRADGRVDAVREGARLVSSIRDKSKVDAFARELAGMVGVDVEQARGEVRRAQNRGTRPQQPHQPPQAAPVASGEPPRRQLPDLRDPRFSIERETLKLVIQHPAAVGHAARGVDGNDFTHPTYRDVWALVAAVGGPAAAVQDPGWAGKLRDGATDPAVSSAISALGVEPLKTAKEPDAAYVAAHVYRLQELTAMRRIADLKSKLQRTNPVEHPTDYNRMFGELVALEQHRRQLRDRAVGGR; encoded by the coding sequence GTGGTAGGCCGGATCCGTGACGAGGACATCGCCGAGGTGCGCGAGAAGGCTCGTATCGACGAGATCGTGATGTCCTACGTCACGCTCCGCAACGCCGGCGGCGGCTCGCTCAAGGGGCTGTGCCCCTTCCACGACGAGAAGTCGCCGTCCTTCCACGTCACGCCGAGCCGGGGCTTCTACCACTGCTTCGGCTGCGGCGAGGGCGGCGACGTCATCACGTTCCTGATGAAGCTCGACGGGCTGGGCTTCACCGAGGCGGTGGAGCGGCTCGCCGAGAAGTACGGCGTCCAGCTGCGGCGCGAGGACGGCGACGGACCGCGCGAGGACCGGCCCCGGGGTCCGCAGCGCAGCCGGCTCGTCGAGGCGAACCGGGTCGCCCAGGAGTTCTACGCCGACCAGCTGCGCAGCCCCGAGGCGCAGCATGCCCGCCAGTTCCTCACCGAGCGCGGCTTCGACGCCGAGTCGGCCGAGCGCTTCGGCAACGGCTTCGCGCCCCGTGACGGCGAGGCGCTGCTGAAGGTGCTCCGCCAGAAGGGGTTCCGCGACGAGGAGAGCGTGGCGGCCGGTCTGGTCGCGATCGGGCGGTCGGCGTACGACCGGTTCCGCGGGCGGCTGCTGTGGCCGATCCGCGACGCCTCCGGCGACACCATCGGCTTCGGGGCCCGCCGGATCTTCGACGACGACAAGATCGAGGCGAAGTACCTCAACACCCCCGAGACGACGCTCTACAAGAAGAGCCACGTCCTCTACGGGCTCGACCTCGCCCGGCGGGAGATGGGACGCACCTCCCAGGCGGTCGTCGTGGAGGGCTACACCGACGTCATGGCCTGCCACCTGGCCGGGGTCGGCACCGCCGTCGCAACCTGCGGCACCGCCTTCGGTGACGACCACGCCCGGGTGCTGCGCCGCTTCCTCCACGACCACGAGGAGTTCCGCGGCGAGGTCATCTTCACCTTCGACGGCGACGCGGCCGGCCAGAAGGCCGCGCTGCGGGCCTTCGACGGCGACCAGAACTTCGTCTCGCAGACCTACGTCGCCGTCGAGCCGTCCGGCCTCGACCCGTGCGACCTGCGGCTCAAGGAGGGGGACGCCGCGGTGCGCGAGCTGGTCGCCCGTCGCGTGCCCCTCTACCGCTTCGTGCTCGGCAACGTCGTCGGCAAGTACGACCTCGACCGCGCCGACGGCCGCGTCGACGCCGTACGCGAGGGAGCCCGGCTGGTGTCGAGCATCCGCGACAAGTCCAAGGTCGACGCCTTCGCCCGCGAGCTGGCCGGGATGGTCGGCGTCGACGTCGAGCAGGCCCGGGGCGAGGTCCGTCGGGCGCAGAACCGCGGCACTCGTCCGCAGCAGCCGCACCAGCCCCCGCAGGCCGCGCCGGTGGCGAGCGGCGAGCCGCCGCGGCGACAGCTGCCGGACCTGCGCGACCCCCGCTTCTCCATCGAGCGCGAGACCCTCAAGCTCGTGATCCAGCACCCCGCGGCGGTCGGCCACGCGGCCCGGGGCGTCGACGGCAACGACTTCACGCACCCGACGTACCGCGACGTCTGGGCGCTGGTGGCGGCTGTCGGCGGCCCCGCGGCCGCCGTCCAGGACCCGGGGTGGGCCGGCAAGCTGCGCGACGGCGCGACCGACCCGGCGGTGTCGTCGGCGATCAGCGCGCTCGGGGTGGAGCCCCTGAAGACCGCGAAGGAGCCCGACGCCGCCTACGTCGCGGCCCACGTCTACCGCCTGCAGGAGCTGACCGCGATGCGGCGCATCGCCGACCTGAAGTCCAAGCTGCAGCGCACCAACCCGGTCGAGCACCCGACCGACTACAACCGGATGTTCGGCGAGCTCGTCGCGCTCGAGCAGCACCGCCGCCAGCTGCGCGACCGGGCGGTGGGCGGCCGGTGA
- a CDS encoding LVIVD repeat-containing protein, translating into MHERVSTTFRRVAGLTGVAALVVAMVPLGAAAAEDPRVDLPPGYFPWSEASSNIDLLDNDPRVAPFDAPPGNFGFVNSDLAFSGDRAFVGSFNGFQVYDLSDATNPVLETSFVCPGGQGDLSVYGDLLFMSVEETRGRIDCGSQGAPGAVNLERFRGIRIFDISDVSNPVQLPGVQTCRGSHTHTIVTDPDDPDNIYLYNSGTSSVRSPDELAGCENANVNTQDPVTTGNPTQWRIDVIKVPLAAPETAAVVSQPRIFTDPDTGAFNGLQNTLPGTLHPAGTAYSPLPNTNTCHDVTSFPAKELVAGACQGNGILLDTSDPVNPVRLDAVSDPNFSYWHSATFNNDGTKVIFTDEWGGGTSARCRATDAPEWGADALFDISGDQMDFASYYKMPAVQTVNENCVAHNSSLVPVPGRDILVQAWYQGGLSVIDFSDTANPVEIAYFDRGPVNSPFPIPDPTNPNRINLGGLWSTYWYNGQVYGSELARGFDTFGLLTSDMLSENELDAAREVQVEEFNAQHQLMTTWEPSFNVVGAYFDQAVRSGELSGKTLKKVESHLTRAEKLDGRGKSAVAQLKQAAKRLSDEGDQGELKQAILDLAEALG; encoded by the coding sequence ATGCACGAGCGAGTCAGCACGACGTTCCGACGAGTCGCAGGCCTGACGGGGGTGGCAGCGCTCGTCGTTGCCATGGTCCCACTCGGCGCAGCCGCCGCGGAGGACCCACGGGTCGACCTGCCACCCGGCTACTTCCCCTGGAGCGAGGCGAGCAGCAACATCGACCTGCTCGACAACGACCCCCGGGTGGCGCCGTTCGACGCCCCTCCGGGCAACTTCGGCTTCGTCAACTCCGACCTCGCCTTCTCGGGTGACCGGGCCTTCGTCGGCAGCTTCAACGGCTTCCAGGTCTACGACCTCTCCGACGCGACCAACCCGGTGCTCGAGACCTCGTTCGTGTGCCCGGGCGGCCAGGGCGACCTCTCCGTGTACGGCGACCTGCTCTTCATGTCGGTCGAGGAGACCCGCGGCCGCATCGACTGCGGTTCGCAGGGCGCGCCAGGTGCGGTCAACCTCGAGCGCTTCCGCGGCATCCGGATCTTCGACATCAGCGATGTCAGCAACCCGGTGCAGCTCCCGGGTGTCCAGACCTGTCGCGGGTCGCACACCCACACGATCGTCACCGACCCCGACGACCCGGACAACATCTACCTCTACAACTCCGGGACGTCCTCGGTCCGGTCGCCCGACGAGCTGGCCGGGTGCGAGAACGCCAACGTCAACACCCAGGACCCGGTGACGACCGGCAACCCGACGCAGTGGCGGATCGACGTCATCAAGGTGCCGCTGGCGGCTCCCGAGACGGCCGCCGTCGTCAGCCAGCCCCGGATCTTCACCGACCCGGACACCGGCGCCTTCAACGGGCTGCAGAACACGCTCCCCGGCACGCTGCACCCCGCCGGCACGGCCTACTCGCCGCTCCCGAACACCAACACCTGCCACGACGTGACGTCGTTCCCGGCCAAGGAGCTGGTCGCGGGTGCCTGCCAGGGCAACGGGATCCTGCTCGACACCTCGGACCCGGTCAACCCGGTGCGCCTCGACGCCGTGTCGGACCCGAACTTCTCCTACTGGCACTCGGCGACGTTCAACAACGACGGCACCAAGGTGATCTTCACCGACGAGTGGGGCGGCGGGACCTCGGCCCGGTGCCGGGCGACCGATGCACCCGAGTGGGGCGCCGACGCGCTGTTCGACATCTCCGGTGACCAGATGGACTTCGCCAGCTACTACAAGATGCCGGCCGTCCAGACCGTCAACGAGAACTGCGTGGCCCACAACTCCTCGCTGGTCCCCGTGCCCGGACGCGACATCCTCGTCCAGGCCTGGTACCAGGGCGGCCTGTCGGTCATCGACTTCAGCGACACCGCGAACCCCGTCGAGATCGCCTACTTCGACCGCGGCCCGGTCAACTCGCCGTTCCCGATCCCCGACCCGACGAACCCGAACCGGATCAACCTCGGTGGGCTCTGGTCGACGTACTGGTACAACGGCCAGGTCTACGGCAGCGAGCTCGCCCGGGGCTTCGACACCTTCGGCCTGCTGACGAGCGACATGCTGAGCGAGAACGAGCTCGACGCTGCCCGGGAGGTCCAGGTCGAGGAGTTCAACGCCCAGCACCAGCTGATGACGACGTGGGAGCCGAGCTTCAACGTGGTCGGCGCCTACTTCGACCAGGCCGTCCGGTCCGGCGAGCTCTCCGGCAAGACGCTCAAGAAGGTCGAGAGCCACCTGACCCGGGCCGAGAAGCTGGACGGTCGCGGCAAGTCGGCCGTCGCGCAGCTGAAGCAGGCAGCCAAGCGGTTGAGCGACGAGGGCGACCAGGGCGAGCTCAAGCAGGCCATCCTCGACCTCGCGGAGGCCCTGGGCTGA
- a CDS encoding arylsulfatase encodes MTDQPGHHSLPVPDRAYDGVLPFDARDPDASFPPIQPTRPPSGAPNVLIVLLDDVGFGASSAFGGPCRTPTAERLAAGGLKYNRFHTTALCAPTRAALLTGRNHHSVGMGVITELATSAPGYSSVRPNTCAPLAQTLRLNGYSTAQFGKCHEVPVWQTSPMGPFDAWPTGGGGFEHFYGFIGGETNQYYPGIYEGTSAVEPEKTPEEGYHFTEDMTDRAIGWVRQQKSLMPDKPFFVYYAPGATHAPHHVPTEWSERYRGRFDAGWDVLREEILARQKELGVVPSDTVLTARHEEIPAWEDMPDELKPVLARQMEVYAGFLEHTDHHIGRLVEAIEELGVLDDTLVYYIVGDNGASAEGTVNGSFNETFIFNGADALETPELVASRIDEFGTPTAYNHYAVGWAHAMGTPYQWTKQVASHWGGTRNGTIVHWPRGFSARGEVRAQFHHVIDVAPTVLEAAGLVEPTAVNGVTQRPLEGVSMAYSFHDAQVADRHETQYFEMFCNRGIYHQGWTAVTRHSTPWVNAPLPPLDEDVWELYDTRTDWSQSRDLAAELPEKLTELKELWLAEARKYDVLPLDDRRIERFNSDLAGRPVLVSGQSQTLFGGMGRLTEASVLNVKNKSHAVTAEVEVPASGAEGVIIAQGGAFAGWSLYAKDGRPRYCYNLLGVQRFVVEGETPIPAGNHQVRMEFTYDGGGLGKGGHVALYLDGTKVGEGRVDATVPMVFSADETADIGRDSASPVSTDYAGESSIFTGKVRWVQIDLGDDAEDADHLITPEERLRVAMARQ; translated from the coding sequence ATGACCGACCAGCCTGGCCACCACAGCCTCCCCGTCCCGGACCGCGCGTACGACGGGGTCCTGCCCTTCGACGCGCGGGATCCCGACGCGAGCTTTCCCCCGATCCAGCCGACGCGGCCGCCGTCCGGCGCACCCAACGTGCTGATCGTCCTGCTGGACGACGTCGGCTTCGGGGCCTCGAGCGCCTTCGGGGGACCGTGCCGCACACCCACCGCGGAGCGGCTCGCGGCGGGTGGGCTGAAGTACAACCGGTTCCACACCACGGCCCTGTGCGCTCCGACCCGAGCGGCGCTGCTGACCGGCCGCAACCACCACTCGGTCGGGATGGGGGTCATCACCGAGCTGGCGACCTCGGCGCCCGGCTACAGCTCGGTACGGCCCAACACCTGCGCCCCGCTGGCGCAGACCCTGCGGCTCAACGGCTACTCGACGGCTCAGTTCGGCAAGTGCCACGAGGTCCCGGTCTGGCAGACCAGCCCGATGGGGCCCTTCGACGCCTGGCCGACCGGCGGCGGTGGCTTCGAGCACTTCTACGGGTTCATCGGCGGCGAGACCAATCAGTACTACCCGGGGATCTACGAGGGGACCTCGGCGGTCGAGCCGGAGAAGACGCCGGAGGAGGGCTACCACTTCACCGAGGACATGACCGACCGCGCGATCGGCTGGGTCCGCCAGCAGAAGTCGCTGATGCCCGACAAGCCCTTCTTCGTCTACTACGCCCCCGGTGCCACGCACGCACCGCACCACGTCCCGACCGAGTGGTCGGAGCGGTACCGCGGCCGGTTCGACGCAGGCTGGGACGTCTTGCGCGAGGAGATCCTCGCCCGGCAGAAGGAGCTCGGGGTCGTCCCCTCCGACACGGTGCTGACGGCACGCCATGAGGAGATCCCCGCCTGGGAGGACATGCCCGACGAGCTGAAGCCGGTGCTCGCCCGGCAGATGGAGGTGTACGCCGGCTTCCTCGAGCACACCGACCACCACATCGGTCGCCTGGTCGAGGCGATCGAGGAGCTCGGAGTTCTCGACGACACGCTCGTCTACTACATCGTGGGCGACAACGGCGCCTCGGCCGAGGGGACCGTCAACGGCTCGTTCAACGAGACCTTCATCTTCAACGGCGCCGACGCCCTGGAGACCCCCGAGCTGGTGGCGTCGCGGATCGACGAGTTCGGGACCCCGACGGCCTACAACCACTACGCGGTCGGCTGGGCGCACGCGATGGGCACCCCGTACCAGTGGACCAAGCAGGTCGCCTCGCACTGGGGCGGCACCCGCAACGGCACCATCGTGCACTGGCCGCGCGGTTTCAGCGCGCGGGGCGAGGTCCGGGCGCAGTTCCACCACGTCATCGACGTCGCCCCCACCGTCCTCGAGGCAGCCGGCCTGGTCGAGCCGACAGCCGTCAACGGCGTGACGCAGCGCCCCCTGGAGGGCGTCAGCATGGCGTACTCGTTCCACGACGCACAGGTGGCCGACCGCCACGAGACGCAGTACTTCGAGATGTTCTGCAACCGCGGCATCTACCACCAGGGCTGGACCGCCGTCACCCGCCACAGCACCCCGTGGGTGAACGCTCCGCTGCCCCCGCTGGACGAGGACGTCTGGGAGCTCTACGACACGAGGACCGACTGGAGCCAGTCCCGCGACCTCGCCGCAGAGCTGCCCGAGAAGCTGACGGAGCTGAAGGAGCTGTGGCTGGCGGAGGCGCGGAAGTACGACGTCCTCCCGCTCGACGACCGTCGCATCGAGCGGTTCAACTCCGACCTGGCCGGCCGTCCGGTGCTCGTCAGCGGCCAGTCCCAGACGCTGTTCGGAGGGATGGGCCGGCTCACCGAGGCCTCCGTCCTCAACGTCAAGAACAAGTCGCACGCCGTCACCGCCGAGGTGGAGGTGCCGGCCTCGGGTGCGGAGGGTGTGATCATCGCCCAAGGGGGAGCCTTTGCCGGCTGGAGCCTCTACGCCAAGGACGGCCGGCCACGCTACTGCTACAACCTGCTCGGGGTGCAGCGGTTCGTGGTCGAGGGGGAGACACCGATCCCGGCCGGCAACCACCAGGTGAGGATGGAGTTCACCTACGACGGCGGCGGGCTGGGGAAGGGCGGGCACGTGGCGCTCTACCTCGACGGCACCAAGGTCGGCGAGGGGCGGGTCGACGCCACGGTGCCGATGGTCTTCTCGGCGGACGAGACGGCCGACATCGGTCGCGACAGCGCGTCCCCCGTGAGCACCGACTACGCGGGCGAGAGCAGCATCTTCACCGGCAAGGTGCGCTGGGTGCAGATCGACCTGGGCGACGACGCCGAGGACGCCGACCACCTGATCACGCCCGAGGAACGGCTGCGCGTCGCCATGGCGCGCCAGTAG